The Triticum aestivum cultivar Chinese Spring chromosome 7B, IWGSC CS RefSeq v2.1, whole genome shotgun sequence genome window below encodes:
- the LOC123158364 gene encoding uncharacterized protein has product MELGTSRRRRSSEPGSAGGADYLSALPEDLLLLVLARLGCAAAAARTGLVSRRWRGLWARLRDLAFQGVAFPSLQVALGRVARPPPAVSLLEIRVSDEHLPIFDADDVTSVLRAAALLAPEKLVFALPWDPDPAPTEVDLPCFHRATSIVLERIPFLLRTPAAGAEFPTLRTLSDVDRTPCGTTVRMAISLSLRDCKIESISAFISFCPHLRVLGLEGIWVGDDLGALLSLCPHLRALRLKKPVCLGDDDWTVHSTSLQELVMDGKNLWARRVDIVAPMLKQLTLSLHAYNQVTISIVAPMLENVSWQCLYAKGIIGFGLWTLEKLSLHTAEKQGQLSSLQIHACNSWFTFSDEETNFAQEIEKHMIVDFSALELHLSAMGHVSGAFVSHLLGLNRIRSAIRRLKVALLRLEEEETCPANCPCECTNWRRQIISLTALEEVEIHGFRGDAHELDFLKLIFSCAPMLKRMIVRLPGEVSSSNDRCTEIYDIFRGYSSVKCNVYLSSGKYMFCMLDLYAL; this is encoded by the exons ATGGAGTTGGGTACGAGTCGCCGCCGGCGTTCCTCCGAGCCAGGCTCTGCCGGCGGAGCGGACTACCTCAGCGCCCTCCCCGAAGATCTCCTCCTCCTGGTCCTCGCCCGCCtcggctgcgccgccgccgccgcgcgcaccGGCCTCGTCTCCCGCCGATGGCGCGGCCTGTGGGCCCGCCTCCGCGATCTCGCCTTCCAGGGCGTCGCCTTCCCGTCGCTCCAGGTGGCGCTCGGCCGCGTAGCCCGCCCCCCTCCCGCGGTCTCCCTCCTCGAGATCCGCGTCTCCGATGAACACCTGCCCATCTTCGACGCCGATGACGTCACATCGGTGCTGCGCGCTGCCGCACTGCTCGCGCCGGAGAAGCTCGTCTTCGCCCTCCCGTGGGACCCAGATCCGGCTCCCACAGAGGTCGACCTGCCGTGCTTCCACCGCGCCACCTCGATCGTGCTGGAGAGGATCCCCTTCCTCCTCCGCACACCGGCTGCCGGGGCCGAGTTCCCCACCCTCCGCACGCTGTCTGATGTGGACCGAACCCCGTG CGGTACAACAGTACGTATGGCCATATCACTGTCCCTCAGGGACTGCAAAATTGAGAGCATCAGCGCCTTTATCTCGTTCTGCCCACACCTGCGCGTGCTCGGTCTCGAGGGCATTTGGGTCGGCGACGACCTCGGCGCCTTGCTCTCCCTCTGCCCACACCTGCGCGCGCTCAGGCTCAAGAAGCCCGTTTGTCTGGGCGATGACGACTGGACAGTCCACTCAACGTCACTGCAGGAGCTTGTCATGGACGGCAAGAATTTATGGGCACGGCGGGTCGACATTGTTGCCCCCATGCTCAAGCAGTTGACGCTGTCCTTACACGCCTACAATCAAGTGACCATCTCCATCGTGGCACCAATGCTGGAGAACGTCTCGTGGCAATGCCTCTATGCCAAGGGAATTATTGGGTTTGGTCTTTGGACCCTGGAGAAGCTGAGCCTGCATACCGCAGAGAAACAGGGGCAGCTCTCTTCGCTGCAGATTCATGCCTGCAAT AGCTGGTTTACCTTTTCCGATGAAGAGACCAACTTCGCACAGGAGATAGAGAAGCATATGATTGTCGACTTCTCTGCTTTGGAGCTGCATTTGTCAGCAATGGGCCATGTTTCTGGAGCATTTGTGTCGCATCTTCTTGGGTTGAATCGGATTCGTAGCGCCATACGGAGGCTTAAGGTCGCCCTTCTGAGATTAGAG GAGGAAGAAACCTGCCCTGCAAATTGTCCTTGTGAGTGTACGAACTGGAGGAGACAAATTATCTCCTTGACTGCTCTTGAAGAAGTAGAAATACATGGCTTCAGAGGAGATGCTCATGAGCTTGATTTCTTGAAACTAATATTCAGCTGTGCACCAATGCTTAAAAGGATGATTGTGAGGCTGCCAGGTGAGGTCTCGTCAAGTAATGATAGATGCACGGAAATATATGACATCTTCAGGGGGTATTCTTCTGTGAAATGCAATGTTTATCTCAGCTCTGGTAAGTACATGTtctgcatgcttgatttgtatgctctttGA